GAGctagagaagagaagaaggagagggagggAAGAGGAGAGAGGCGTGTCGTCacggcgacgggatcgggctgggggtccgcggcggcggaggagaggaggagggggtcgcgggcggtggagaggagggtgaggaggggggCGACCGTGAAGAAggatggtgaggagggaggcgacggtgaagaagaaggcgacagtccgcctttttttttcggcgagaaaaaaaaaaaaagaacgacagaaacgaagaggagagagaaagaggaaagagaaaaagtaataagggtattttggtcagtttgctgaaaaagcggaccgaatctgcaaaaacgaaaatggtgacccggttttgcaaaagcccaaaataaatgaattttttatgcaaaaaggccaaaaaagaactatatatatagctgaaatattttttaataattctgtGTTATTAGTGTTTGTGGATCTTGGgttcttaaataaaatattgtagAGTTAGAATGGTGGTGATCTTATAAATTTGGTAATGATTGGTGAAGtagaatgattaaaaaaataaaaataatataagaaaaaaatttaatggagaAGAAGTtgatagtataaaatatttggtATTTTAAAAGCGTCTACTTAAAATTTGAacactacaatttttttttttgtttccgtAATAAGTTGAACCATCCTACCGTGAATCACGGGAGAACTCCAAATCCCTTTTTACCTAGGCtttgaattttcatatttatatatataattattcttaATTTTAACCCTATATTAAGTTTTCTTAAATCAAATTTCCAATGTATTGACTTATtcagaaaatttttattcaccgaaataattaaattacacgTTGGGAATATCTTTCTTGAATGAACTATTGAATCCTCACTAGTGGTAAAAATCAATCTTACCATTTAGATAAACAATATGATCTACTGTCTCtcatgttaaaattttttatgcactACATTTCTTTCGCTTagcaagttaaaattttataactttttacaTACAAAATTTTAGCACATGGACCTATCCAATACCTGTGAAGAGAGTGAGCACTTTAACACCAAGTTGGTGGCTAAtctgttaagaaaaaaaaaaaaagtaatttttagaCAAAAAAAGTTTGGACCCAACATTCATCGTCAGGAAAATTAGAGGTCTGGTGAGACAGTAGAGTAATTACTGTAATAGATATTTCGGTTGGCGCCAGTTTAGTTTTTTCTttcatatgatttttttattttatttttttctgactTTCGACTTTTTTTGGCTTTTGTGTTATCTTCTTTGTGACTATTTTCAAGATCTATCTGTCTCACCAGCATAGTCAAATTTATTTTCACTACGTGTTAAGTAAATAATATGTTatctgactctctctctctctctctctctcaaaaaaaaaaaaaaaaggaaaaagaaaaaagagaacagAGGACAATCCTATAGCACGCATTGAATTGGCAATGAATCTGCAGACCGCGCCATCAACTCTACAATCCATGCTAAACATCACTCCTCCAATCTTTCTATACATCATCCATTCACCATGAATTCAAAACAAACACACtgcctcccctctctctcttctcccctattctctctctctctctctctccatatccCTAACCTGTTCGGCTGTTCCTTCATCCTCCTCTTCCATTTCCCTCCACTAATGATTACACCTTGTACATCTCTTCCACCACACTCACCTGCCTTTTCCCACATTCCAAATATACCAACATCAATTCGAATCTCTCTTCCTCCTcaatttcttttgtttcaaaaaaaagaaaaagaaaaaacaaatgtAGTGTAATCAACTAATAAACAAAGATTCTACCTTTGCACCGAGTGTCCACTgtcacaccctctctctctctccttcctaaTATCTGTTACTcttatctctcttctctcctctctcacacacacgacacaaacaacaacaacaatgacTTACATCTTTcgttcctctcctcctcctcctccctcctcctctcctttttcctctctatctcactcttctcttcttcttcttctttctgcTCGCAAGAGCCCTGCACCAACCCTTCTCCCCccaccttctctctcttctcaacCTCCCACTCCCTTCTTTCCCACACATACCTTCGCCTACCTCCCTCCCAACTCCCCTTCCCCAACCCAACTCTCCCCCCGCCACATCTCCCTCCCTCCCCACCCACATACACCGCGCCCACGcaccctcctctctcctccccgTCCATTCTCCTCCCAtcctctccctcctcgccctcgcctctCCTCGCCTTCTTTCGACCCACTCGGCCTACCTGCTCCCGTCCTCCGCTCCTTTTCCTTGGCCTCAAACCCTCCCTCCCACCGCAGCGCCCCGGACCTCGCCTCCATCCGCGCTCTCCTCGCCACCCCGCCCGCCGCCCGCGCTCATCCTCCTCCGGAGGACGAGTCTTCTTCCCACCGAGGCGCCCCGCGCTGCCATGGCGGCCAATCGAATCTCCCGTAGGACCGCACCACTGGCGGCTGCGCGCGGAGAAATGCGCGCGTCCAGAACCGATCATGACATCACGCCACCACCCGTCCTCCCAGACCCCCGGGCGCTCACAGCCGCGCGATCGGAGTGCCCGAAAAACCGCAATGTCCTGCAGTTCCGATGATCCCTCGccaccccgccgccgccgcgccgccacTGTTGGTTGGAAACCGGCTGTAGGAAACACGAACGCCCACTCACCTGCTCTTCTTAATCCTTCTGCAACCGGGAATTGAGAAATTCCGCGCGGCGTGTTGTTTCTCGGCCCAGCCGCCGCAGGATTGGATCGCGCGAGAAATGAGCGGTCCCATCGCAAAAGCTCAAGCCTTTGATGGGATAAGGTCCGCGCGAGCCTGATCGCGTCACGAGTGTGGATCAATGCGGTCGAGTCTCGTTCCTAGTTGGAGGGTTTTTGATTGTCTCCTCTTCGTTTTTCTCAGCTGGCTGATCCAGCTgatattcagaaaaaaaaaaaaaaaaaaaaaaaagaagcgctTTTTACGTATAACTCTAATATCAAGAGTTAGTTTGAATGCAAAAGAAGCGTTTGcaaaagtttagaatttttaGCCGTTGCTTCTTGGAATAAAGAAACTGCTTCAGAATCTGGACCAAACAAGCGCTTTTCTTTCGTCGTCGAGATGTCTCTTTTAACTGTTCCTCCTCTTTAGTTACCTCTTGATAGCTATTTGTCGACAGTGTGAATGAGGAGATGATCGAGAGTTTGTTCGTGTGCAATGCGACAAACACGGACTCAAAGGGGCGAACAAAGAAGCCAGGGCTTCTTCCTCTGCCGAATCAGGAGAAGAGGGTGCTCGATCCAAAGAAGTCGCAGAACATCGCAATATTGCTTAGGGCACTCAATGTGACCAAAGAGGAAGTGTGTGAAGCCCTCTTAGAAGGTAAATTCTCTCAAGCTTTTGCATCGATTTCGATGTTTTATTGCATTAACAATGACATTTGGATGGTTAATATTAGATTCTATCTAATCTTAGCAAATGCAGATTTTAATCAATCTTTTATGTAGGTTATTTCTCTCATTTGTATGTGCAATATCCTAGTCTGGTAGTTGATTGCATTTATTAACATAAATTctatcattttaattattgtatgtTGTCGATTAATTGTCTAGTATATTGAATGGTTCGATGAGGCATCATGTCATTACTATTAAACAAGGGCATTAATCATTAACGGTCGGTATGCTGTACTGAAGTGGGGGACTACAATGAAGGATAGTGAAATGTGCCTCTCTTTAACTTTTCGCATGAAAGTGGATACTCTGAAGACTGGAACCTTGAACGTGCAGCCACTAAGATACAAGCTCAAGAACTTTGCCGGTACGCCAGGCACCGGCCCATGACAATATTGTCATCACATTATTGCTGCTTTAAAATTAGGTAGACTCTAGAAATGCACAGCTTTAATGTGGCCATTTTGCTTCCCCTATTGCGAGCTGCTGAGAGCTATTCTGATTGAAGTATTATTTGTGGTTCTTTGAATAACTCAACTTAAACAATGCTTTTGCAGAAGCTCGATGTACCTTATATGGCATAAGGTTAGGAGGAGGTTTCCTTAGTAATCTTCTTAGGCATCCTCTTTCATGTATAGCATTTTTAAACTTGTCCATTGTTATTGTATTATGAGCTACAATGTATAAAGAGCTGTTTTGGGGCATGCTTCTTGACGGCAATGCCAGTTGTAAGGAGTGACACCAGTAAGACGACCAATAAAGCTCCTCAAGTTGATTCCATTTGTCAGGACGAAATCATTTCTGCTCTTATGAAAGTTATAGTAAAATTCAGTACCGTATTATCACTTATTCCTGCTTGTGCTGATATTTTGAGGGATATTTCCTCACACAAAAGAGATTATTTACTTCATGTTAACTACGGTTCCTCTGGTTGATATGAATTATTGAAACTAGAAAAATTGGACTGTTCGGCCAACAAGTTAAATGCCTTATGGCAAATCTATCAAGTATCGTAAGGGGTTTAGACTTTAGAGAATTGAAAAAACTTCATCGACCACACAATAAGAAAAATCATACTTATGATTCTCATTTACGAACCTGTTAATACGTGTAGTGTCTGTCATCGCAGTTTAGCATTTAACTGTAGAAATCAAGATACTCCAGTTTTTTCCCCCCCAGCTTGTAAATCAacaggtaattttttttttattttttatttttttactaattcaCGAAATGGTTATTATTTAAAGCAGGTAATACGGATAACTTGGGAACTGAACTGTTGGAGACGTTGCTAAAGATGGCTCCtagcaaagaagaagaaatcaaacTGAAAGAGTACAAAGATGGCTCTGAACTAAAGCTAGGTCCCGCAGAAAATTTTCTCAAGGCGGTGCTTGAAATACCATTTGCTTTTAAGAGAGTGGAAGCAATGCTTTACATTGCAAACTTTGATTCCGAGGTCAAATACCTCAAGAAGTCCTTCAACACTTTAGAGGTATGTCCACCGAGTTGTTCGCAACGAATTTCTGAATTGTTCTTTTGGTTTGATGCATGTAATTCAACTGACGCCTTTCTCGAACTCTTTCAGGCAGCCTGTGAAGAGCTAAGGAGCAGTAGGTTGTTCATGAAACTTCTAGAAGCCGTCCTGAAGACCGGGAACCGAATGAATATCGGCACGAACCGCGGCGATGCGCACGCCTTCAAGCTCGACACGCTCCTCAAGCTAGTCGACATCAAGGGCGCCGATGGAAAAACGACTGTCCTCCACTTTGTGGTCCAAGAAATCATCAAATCCGAAGGCTCACACCTATCCACCAATCTTGAAAGCGAGCTTGCTAATGTTAAGAAGGCTGCTTCGATGGATTCAAACATTCTCAGTAGCTATGTCTCAAATCTATCTAAAGGAATTCGAAGAATTGTTGAAGTTCTTAAATTAAACGAAGGATCGAGCTCCAAAAATAGTCACCGAAAATTTCACGATGCGGTGAACACATTCCTAAACAAGGCTGAGGAGGAGATTATAAAGATTCAAGCTCAAGAGAGTGTGGCATTGTCTCTAGTTAAAGAAATAACCGAGTATTTTCACGGCGACTCGGCTAAAGAGGAATCTCACCCCTTCAGGATTTTCATGGTTGTGAGAGATTTTCTTGCCGTTCTTGATCTGATCTGCAAAGAGGTTGAGAAGATCAATAAACACCAAATAGCAAACTCCTCACGGCAATCACCGGTGCCTGTAAAGACTAAATTTCATGCATTGAGAAGTGTAAACTCAGATAAT
This DNA window, taken from Ananas comosus cultivar F153 linkage group 5, ASM154086v1, whole genome shotgun sequence, encodes the following:
- the LOC109710338 gene encoding formin-like protein 1, coding for MNPFMHTSPSPPPPPPPMPPLRFHPSSAVVAAPNMQGPKPDRPTAAAAVDEAVIPPCSECGRRFASSKALFGHMRCHPERQWRGINPPPQFRHRTVGASANAANAANADAFEFTEEERAVAASLVMLAGRRHRRRSRAPRRRDFCSRCSKEHESGVCRDSKACVIDLNMPPPPLSPRIESGEGVPSTGLDLRALHQPFSPHLLSLLNLPLPSFPHIPSPTSLPTPLPQPNSPPATSPSLPTHIHRAHAPSSLLPVHSPPILSLLALASPRLLSTHSAYLLPSSAPFPWPQTLPPTAAPRTSPPSALSSPPRPPPALILLRRTSLLPTEAPRAAMAANRISRRTAPLAAARGEMRASRTDHDITPPPVLPDPRALTAARSECPKNRNLFVDSVNEEMIESLFVCNATNTDSKGRTKKPGLLPLPNQEKRVLDPKKSQNIAILLRALNVTKEEVCEALLEGNTDNLGTELLETLLKMAPSKEEEIKLKEYKDGSELKLGPAENFLKAVLEIPFAFKRVEAMLYIANFDSEVKYLKKSFNTLEAACEELRSSRLFMKLLEAVLKTGNRMNIGTNRGDAHAFKLDTLLKLVDIKGADGKTTVLHFVVQEIIKSEGSHLSTNLESELANVKKAASMDSNILSSYVSNLSKGIRRIVEVLKLNEGSSSKNSHRKFHDAVNTFLNKAEEEIIKIQAQESVALSLVKEITEYFHGDSAKEESHPFRIFMVVRDFLAVLDLICKEVEKINKHQIANSSRQSPVPVKTKFHALRSVNSDNGVHHHHHDLS